A region of Colletotrichum destructivum chromosome 11, complete sequence DNA encodes the following proteins:
- a CDS encoding Putative protein kinase: MEGELAKLRQQLREEQQRREEAERRREEEQHRREEAEHQREEAEELAKTSRPKTLQAYLEACHSLSLAIQVVTDRSLTTQGDTTNPTGRIYPRRIIPWDDFATAQEEVWAHFLDQQFSSQPLFPSQHQLDYVMSLVSPISSEIGLRNYERDTVENAVKKLVDEAYNNLRLRTDLGLQGTVTFESHTNLGETDDSLSEHMHRVSIEKGDTGQPAPASRPPSHKPQRRARGKGNRADQFCIQRTSDGRNIPAVAIEYKAPHKLGRNEVATGLAFEIQPERDVINKDGEGFAYASKALAAAVVTQLFSYMIGKGIQYGYVCTGEAFVFLHIPDDPTTVRYHVCVPNLDVLDDDENRLHRTAVAQVFAFIIQALRVEPPPPSWHDAAAALDTWAVEYDDVLRKIPESVRKGKQALASPYKPQRWRGFKRSPIQTRSRCKQPDTNTSLRDDSSDDEEDTQPSPTPSRSTRSNKNAITSPTGAGSAGERGQHRQEGQKKQKRIQDRPFCTSKCLRGLAYGGSMDKTCPNLEDHGHQHINREQFLRSILIQLAQDRGRDADAVPLYLSGSIGSLFKVRLSSSGYTLVAKGVESVDLGRLRHENDLYDRLQPIQGTHVPVCLGSVDLVLPYYYDSGVFKHFLFLSWAGLPLFDYINQTTKIDIVNKVAAAYNRIHRLRILHHDAEPRNILYDQRSGNVMIVDFERAEFRSRRPLGSLGPNAQNQRKRRRTQKQGKDDFEKEQESVTGSLLRLM, from the coding sequence ATGGAGGGTGAACTTGCCAAACTGCGTCAGCAActtcgagaagaacaacaacgacgTGAGGAAGCTGAACGCCGACGCGAGGAAGAACAACACCGACGCGAGGAAGCTGAACACCAAcgcgaggaagccgaggaacTTGCGAAAACTTCACGACCAAAAACACTTCAGGCTTATCTCGAGGCCTGCCACTCGCTCAGTCTCGCCATTCAGGTCGTTACCGACCGCTCCCTAACTACGCAAGGCGACACGACCAACCCGACCGGTCGAATTTATCCTCGACGAATTATCCCGTGGGACGACTTCGCAACAGCACAAGAAGAGGTCTGGGCCCATTTCTTGGACCAGCAATTCTCTTCCCAGCCCCTCTTCCCATCTCAACATCAATTGGACTATGTGATGTCCCTGGTCAGCCCGATTAGTAGCGAAATTGGGCTCCGGAATTACGAACGCGATACTGTCGAAAACGCGGTGAAGAAACTCGTCGATGAGGCGTACAATAACCTGCGACTGCGAACCGATCTTGGCTTACAGGGAACTGTGACGTTCGAGAGCCATACGAACCTTGGCGAGACTGACGACAGCTTATCTGAACACATGCATCGTGTGTCCATCGAGAAGGGCGATACAGGCCAACCGGCCCCAGCCTCGAGACCGCCGAGCCACAAGCCCCAGCGTAGAGCGCGGGGGAAGGGCAATCGGGCGGACCAGTTCTGCATACAACGCACCTCCGACGGTCGGAACATTCCTGCCGTGGCGATCGAGTATAAGGCGCCGCATAAGCTGGGGCGCAACGAGGTCGCCACAGGCCTGGCGTTCGAGATCCAGCCGGAACGCGACGTGATCAACAAAGACGGCGAGGGGTTCGCGTATGCTTCGAAGGcgcttgctgccgccgttgtcaCCCAGCTCTTCTCCTATATGATTGGCAAGGGCATCCAGTATGGATACGTGTGTACAGGCGAGGCCTTCGTCTTCCTACACATTCCAGATGATCCCACTACCGTCCGCTATCACGTATGCGTCCCCAATCTGGACGTCCTagatgacgacgagaatAGGCTTCACCGTACGGCTGTCGCGCAGGTCTTCGCTTTCATCATACAGGCCCTGCGTGTCGAGCCGCCTCCTCCGAGCTGGCATGACGCGGCTGCAGCCCTCGACACCTGGGCTGTAGAATATGACGACGTCCTGAGAAAAATCCCCGAATCCGTACGTAAGGGCAAGCAAGCTCTCGCCTCTCCCTACAAACCCCAACGCTGGCGAGGTTTCAAGCGCTCGCCGATCCAGACACGCTCTCGCTGCAAGCAACCCGACACGAACACAAGTCTACGGGACGATAGcagcgacgatgaagaagacaCTCAGCCTTCCCCTACACCAAGTCGATCAACTCGTTCTAACAAAAACGCCATCACTTCGCCAACGGGCGCAGGCTCGGCAGGCGAACGGGGTCAACATCGACAGGAAGGgcaaaagaaacaaaaaagGATACAAGACCGCCCGTTCTGCACTTCAAAATGCCTCCGAGGATTGGCGTATGGCGGGTCAATGGACAAGACCTGTCCTAATTTGGAAGATCATGGACACCAGCACATAAATCGGGAACAATTCCTCCGATCCATCCTAATTCAGCTCGCCCAAGACCGCGGCCGCGATGCGGACGCCGTACCACTCTACCTGTCCGGGTCGATTGGGTCGCTTTTCAAGGTACGGCTATCATCCTCCGGCTACACACTTGTTGCCAAAGGCGTTGAGAGTGTTGACCTTGGTCGACTACGACACGAGAACGATTTATACGATCGACTGCAGCCCATCCAGGGGACACATGTACCGGTATGCCTCGGTAGTGTGGATCTAGTCCTCCCATATTACTACGACAGTGGTGTCTTTAAGCACTTCTTGTTCCTCAGCTGGGCTGGACTACCTCTGTTTGACTACATCAACCAAACTACCAAGATCGATATCGTGAATAAGGTTGCCGCGGCTTACAACAGAATCCATAGGCTGCGCATTCTTCACCATGATGCGGAGCCGCGCAACATCCTGTACGATCAAAGAAGTGGTAACGTTATGATTGTGGATTTCGAGCGGGCCGAGTTTCGCAGTCGTCGACCCCTAGGCTCACTCGGCCCTAACGCTCAGAATCAGAGGAAGCGACGGAGAACACAGAAGCAAGGAAAGGATGATTTCGAGAAAGAACAGGAATCTGTCACTGGAAGCTTGTTGAGGCTGATGTAA